The Arabidopsis thaliana chromosome 5, partial sequence genomic interval aatctctttcttaacCACTTCTTTCAGATTCGGATTCAGTCTTCTCTGATGTTCAACGGAAGACTTAGACTCATCCTCAAGGTGGATCCTATGAATGCATACATCCGGAGATATACCTGCAATATCATTAAGAGAATAGCCAAGAGCTTTGTGATGATTGCGCAGCTTGCTTAGCAATAAGGTGAGCTCTACGGGATTAAAAGAAGCATTCACAATAACAGGATAAGCAAAATTTTCACCAAGAAAAGCGTACCTTAGCCCTGCTGGAAGTggttttaaattgattttaggAGCCTTTGCTGGATCCCAATCTGAATTAGTAGTCGGTGTTGGAGTCACAAGTGGAAGAGATTCTTCAACCGTAAGTTGCATCACATGTTCGGTCTCATCTAGCAGCTTAGTATATGTAGAAGTTTCACTGTCCAAATCTGCACTGTCTTCTATGGAAGAGTACAAAACTCGCTCTAATGGGTCTTCTAATTCCATTTTTGAAATACCATCTGAACCTGATGAAGTGAAAGAATCTATCAAGAAAGTTTTCTCTTCTATGACCAGTTTCTTGACCAAAGTGTTCATATAGAACTACATAGTAAGATTGCAAACATTCAGCCTTATCCTCCCTTGTCGAACATCTAGGATTGCTCCAGCTGTATGCAAGAAGGATCTCCCAAGGATTAATGGATCCTTCTCGTAAGGCAAGACTACAAAGTCTATAGGAATCATGCTATTTCCAATCATTACGAGAACATCGATAAGAATTCCATCTGGAATTCGGGTAGAACGATCTGCCAACACAAGAGTGATAAAGGTAGGCTCAAGATTGGAATACCCAAGATGCATAGCTATTGAACGAGGCATCAGGTTCACAGTAGAAACGAGATCGCATAAAGCTCTTAGGAAGGAATCGTGGTTGATGGTGACACTCAGTACAAAGGTTCCTGGATCTGGTAGCTTTCTTGGAATTCGTTCCTGAATGATATCGCTGCCTTCCTCTGAAATCATCATAATAATGCATTCTTTCGTCAAATCCTTAGTGACCATTGTCTTAACATACCTTCTTATTGTGGGAGAAAGATGAATAGCTTCAACTAGAGGCATCTCAACAATCAGCTTATCAATCATAGCCTTGCATCTGACATCATCTAAGGCTTGCCTTGACTTTTTAGGACTCTTGGGGAAAGGAATTCGCCGATTTGCTGACTTGGTTTCAGTTGGAATTTGCACATTATCTGAACGAtctgggtgtcgatcgatagGGGTTGGGTGACGATCGACACCATCAGGAATaatttcctcctcctccgcgAAGTTGTAGATTCCACTCGACAAAGGCAAAACAAAGTCGTCAAGAATaattggtgtcgatcgacaccctggTGTATCGATCGACATTGAGTCTTTTTCTGCAATTGGAAAAGATGAAGTCTGAGCTGAACATTCGCGCTGAAGTATTGGGTTGAGCAGCTTTCCGCTGCGTAGTGTGAGTGCATTGATAGAGGCTGATGTAGGTGAAAGCTCGGATATATGAGAGCGTAGATTGTCAATCTTGCTATTTAGATCTGTGTAGAGAGAATCATATTTGCTATCAAACTTATCCTCGAGAGCTTCGTTTGGCCCGTAAGAATCTGCGCAAGCATGGAGTCGAGTCTGCTATCTAATGAGGGTGGAGGGGGGGGGGGCTTGGATAGGATCGATAGAGGCTGATGTAGGTGAAAGCTCGGATATATGAGAGCGTAGAATgattgaaaacagaaaaatactaaaattcaaTAGCAAGTGAATGAAGCAGGTAAGTaaacagaaaaatcaaatggatgagaaattcctaaggatggggtaatcgaatagtgtggtctcccTAATCAATTCAGTTGGTTAACAAATCTCAAttaagctatccctagacaacaggtgcaacaacagattaattcactcccgtgatagaaacCCTCAAGCAtagctagacactgacctaattcccattagcgatctctaactaagcaggcaatAAGAACCGACTGTTAAAGCCAATAACTGCTCTAAACGGtcaatcccttgggatagagacgattATCACTAGAATTAATAGATCCAACGTTCTATTAAACGCCTTCTGGGCGCTGGAACGTCTGGGATCggattccagttgatcagaaaggaataagcagtaaacacaactaatccagaagggattcaatAAATCTACACTTAACCAATAGATTCGACTAGGGGTTCCGCAACTACTCTATCCCGTCCTCAGAAatcctaatcactactcaaacaACATGCTTAAAGACAATAACATAGAAACGATTGAAGATTGCATACTAAAAATATGAACCAAAGATGAACAagcaaatgaaagcaaaatctgaataacttagaagaaaaaatatcgaAATACAAAGTTGCAGGAATGAAAAGCGTCTGCTGAATAATAGTGCAAAATTCGTGTCTCTAAAGTGCATGTCTGGGGGCGAAACCCTTAGAGACTTATTTCTACTAAGATAAGAAAGCGGGCTTCGAGCCCACTTAACGGCCCATGGACGGCGTGATCAAGAGTGTCGGCTCAAAGTGGGCTTCTTTATGGGCTTCGAATGGGCTTCGAATgggccttctcttctcttctctttctgatGCTCAGGTTGTCTGGTTGAGTTCGGATTGATCAGAGGATCGGGGTGGTGGTCGAGTAGGTTGGTTGACAGAATGGTCTAGGCTGCTTCTTGGCCTCTGTGATCGAGTAAGTGTGTCAGTTGTCAGGATGGActggttcttctcctctccGATCGAGTATAACTGGTGGACTGGCAAAGTGGACTGCCTGGTCGCCTATACGATAGAGTAGAATTGTAGAATGGATTGCCTCCTCTCCTCTGCGATCGAGTATATCTGGCAGAATGGACTGCCTGGTCTACTCTGCGATCGATTAGAAGTGTCTGGATGGACTGCTGAGCTGACTGCTTCCCTCTCTGCTActggtgatcgagtatgtTGGTGGAAGTGTGactttctgttctgttttccttctttctgAGCACCAATAGCTCCAAAACACCTGAAACAACTCTAGAATGCAGAATGTATGCAAGACTAGTCCTAGACTCGACCAAAGATgcaaaatgtacaaaaatgATGGTGAATGCTATGAAAGATGGatgaaactagactcaaaAGAAATGGTGGTTCAAGTTTAGTAACAGGGGACCCTCAAAAGAAATGGACTGAGCTTTAggagaatgctaaaggtaagagccaacctatgcatacaagaatagtatcccatctacccaaaaACATAGACAGTGTATACACCAACAGATGGTACTACCCTCAAGCCCAGAATATGATCCTAGTTCTACCCTTTGCACTCAAggcattttttttattttttcattcttatctTAGATCAAAccactctttcttttctttgtctcttatTCTAAGGAGaagtttcttttactttgatgGATCTAGTGgactttggttttctttgacAACTATGGCTCTTGTTATCTTCTTGTGATCAAGACTTTTctatacttttttcttcagttGTTATAGAgcctatattttttttagttcccCAAAATCCATTACTAGACTAACTTGTTTCTCAACTTCCTTTTCCTAAGAACATCAacatttcctttctctcttatttttctaatatactcgacccccacttaaaaaaaaatagacacccacctagtcctatctagcCCAGAAAACGTGgactagaactacatgagacactactcttgtcggctcaaacctaacactttcttcCAAGCTCAATCCTGAAACAGGCCTCACAATCACACACGATATATAACAGGGCTCAAAAGAAAGGTTTGGTTAAGGGCAAGGGAAACTACTTCAATGATGGAAGCAGCTACTTGGGTTAGCAAGGGTGGTgaaaagtttaaagaaaacccaagtatgtatatggtatccatgagttcaaattcgatgctaagacatgataattgcaagtcagattcaggttcaaattgatagggaatggtatcagataaTAACAGTGTGATCGAGTAGAGCATTCAAGACATGgtgcagttttacttcaattttatTGACTACGCATCAGACAACTACCAACtatgaaccaaaatgcttacaaggctatctcatcataaTCCCCAATGCATATGCGACAATCCTATATGAAACATCCTAGACTCAatcctaaatgtgatgcaactatatgaacactctgtttttgtggaatacattttcagaaatttttcaatttttttgtttttttctatgccttagatgaagtTAAGACTCAAATGATGCAAATAAGACTCACTAGCAAACATGTTAAATACTTCTTGAatcctcccccaaacttaaactACATAGTCCCTTGTGTAGTAGAAGTCTAAAGAAGAGTTCAAGAGacactaaaacaaaacaaaaacagaaaatggtATATACAATGATGGTTGTGTGTGGTACCTCAGTTGAAGACACTGAAGACGTAGTCGTCCATCTCCTCTCTGGTGTAATCCCATGGAATACTGGgaccttgttgttgttcctGCTCCTCTGGTGCGGGATACTCGATCGTAGTGTTCCGGgttcaatcaaaattttataatttttggacTCCACTGGACTGATATACTCGATCACCACCCTTGAGATAGAgtagaaattttgaatttttactctatctcCAAGTCGTTCCTCTGTTCCTGAGAAccacaaatataaccaaagcaaatcaaaagtaacaagaatagaaaaattatttacaaggataatcatgggacttcctcccaagtgagcttgtttaaagtctctagcttgactcctcacacttatTGGGCTTTTACAGGCTCCTCCAAAGGAACAAAAGTTCCTTCTGGAATAAATTGATCTGCCATGTACTTCTTGAGCCTCTGCCCATTGACTGTGAAGTCTCCATTCTTCCCAACTAGAATGATAGCACCATAAGATCGGACTACAGTAACAGAGAAAGGACCAGACCATCTCGATTTGAGCTTGCCTGGAAAAAGCCTCAGGCGAGAGTTGAACAGCAGCACTTGATCACCAACCTTAAAATCTCTTGAAATTATCTTTTTGTCATGAAAAGATTTGGTTCGCTCCTTGTAGATTTTGGAACTCTCATAAGCTTCTAAGCGAATCTCGTTTAGATCGTTCAGTTTGATCAACCGCTTCTCCTCTGTAGTTTTAATGTCAAAGTTCAGGAGTTTAACTGCCCACATGGCTTTATACTCAAGCTCAACAGGCAGGTGACACGATTTTCCATAGAGAAGGTTGAAAGGAGTCGTGCCAATAGGGGTCTTGAAAGTATGTACTTGTTTCCATAAGAAGATGGAAATGGACCCATGAAATCAATTCCCCAAACGTCAAAAATATCAACTTCCAAGATCGGATTTTGAGGCATCTCATTCCTTCTGCTGATGTTCCCCTTTCTCTGACATAAATCACATTTTGAGATAAATTCCTGAGCATCCTTAAACATTGTCGGCCACCATAAACCTGCTTACAGGATTTTTGACACTGTTTTGAAAGTTGCAAAGTGGCCACCATAGGCAGATCCATGGCAATGCAGTAGGATGCCTTCAGTTTCGTCTTCTGAGACGCATCGCCTATAGATCTTATCTTTAAGAGTGTGCAGAGATAGGGTTTGTCCCAGTAAAAATGGTTAATGTCCTtgaagaacttcttcttcacataGCCCGACAGACTCGGAGGGTCCTCACCACCAACCAAGTAATTGACGTGATCAGCATACCACGGAAGCTTGTTCTCTACTGCACAAACTTGATCGAGTGATTTTTTAGTTTGAGTCCTCTTGTTAAGTTGCTGAATCGCTATTAGCTGTTCTTCTAGCATGGAGTCGTCAATGGGTACCTCgtcttcaattctcatcctAGAAAGATGGTTAGCTACACCATTTTCAATCCCCTTCTTATCAACAAtctccatgtcaaactcttgGAGCAATAAGATCCATCTCAACAGCCTGGGTTTGGTATCCTTCTTCGCATATATATGCCTCAAAGCAACATGATCAGTGTATACTGTCACCTTAGAACCCACCAAGTAGCTTCTAAATTTCTCGAATGCGAATACCACAAACAGTAATTCCTTCTCAGTGGTGGCATACCTCACTTGTGTATCATCCATAGTCCTGCTGGCATAATAGATGACATGTAGCTTCTTATCAATCTTCTGCCCAAGTATTGCTCCTACAGCGTAGTCTGAAGCATCACACATGATTTCAAATGGATAGTCCCAATTAGGAGCTTGGACTATTGGAGCAGAGACCAAAGCTTCCTTGATTGTCTTAAAAGCTGTTAGACATTCTTCATCAAATATGAATTTTGCCTCTTTGCACAGTAGTCTAGTGAGTGGCCTAGCCAGCTTGGAGAAGtctttgatgaatcttctATAAAAGCCTGATGCCCAAGAAAACTCTTGATGTCCTTCACAGTCTTTGGTGGCTGTAATTGCATCATAACATCGACCTTAGCCTTATCAACTTCTATCCCTTTCTCTGAGATTCTGTGCCCCAAGACAATTCCTTCTCTCACCATGAAGTGGCATTTCTCCCAGTTCAGTACCAGATTGGTTTCCTCACACCTCTTGAGTACCCTGCACAAATTTAACAAAcaggaggagaaggaggacCATACACGgaaaaatcatccatgaaTACCTCGACCGTCTCCTCTATCAAATCGGAGAAAATAGAAGTCATACACCGCTGAAAAGTAGCAGGTGCGTTGCAAAGCCCAAAAGGCATTCGCTTGTAAGCAAAGGTCCCATAAGGACAAGTGAAGGTAGTTTTCTCTTGATCGTTTGGGTGGATAGGAATTTGAAAGAATCCACTGTATCCATCTAGAAAACAGTAGTAGGGATGGTTTGCTAATCTTTCTAGCATTTGATCAATGAAGGATAATGAGAAATGATCTTTTCTAGAGGCTGCATTAAGCTTCCTAGAGTCGATACACATCCTATGTCCTGTTATGGTCCTAGTGGGTATCAGTTCATCTTCAGAATTTTTTATGACTGTCATACCTCCCTTTTTGGGAACAGAATGGACTGGAGATACTCAAGTGCTATCAGATATAGGGTAGATTATACCCGCGTCTAATAGTTTAAGTATCTCTTTCTTTACCACTTCTTTCAGGTTTGGGTTTAATCTTCTTTGAGGTTCAATACTAGAATAAGATTCGTTTTCTAAATGAATTCTATGGGTGCATAGGGTGGGTGAGATCCCCTTGATATCATCTAGTGAATATCCTATAGCTctcctatatttttttaattcagttAATAACAGATTAACTTGATCGGTGTTTAGCTCATCACTAATGATAACAGGGTAAGTAGAGTTTTGTCCAAGGAAAAAGTACCTTAACCTTTTTGGCTGCGGTTTCAGATCCACCTTTGGTGCCTTGAGTTCGGACCAGTCGTCGGATGTCAGATCGGCGTCAGAGGGAAGGTTGTGATCGAGTAGCTCGGTCGAGTGGACAGTCTGTTGAATGACGTGATCGAGTATATTCTGCTCCTTTGCATTTCCGAACAAATCGTCATACTCCTCTGGATTCTCAACTTCTTTATGCATATCTAACAACTTCCGGTACCCCAAAGTTTCCAAGtgtaaatcttcttctttcccatCCTTTGTTAGAGCATTCTATAGATGGTCTTCTTCTGCTAGCTCTTCTGCAGTTCATCAGCCAACATATCCGTCTCTTCAATCCAGAAGACCTTTCCTTCTATTGTAGGCTTCTTCATGGTGTTAGTGATGTCGAAGGTCATCTTGAGTTCTTTGCCAATGTTAAGATTGATCTTTCCTTTCTTGACATCAATGATGGCTCCAGCTGTAGCTAAGAAGGGTCTTCCTAGGATCAAAGGGTCCCTGGGTTCTTCATCCATTTCTAGCAC includes:
- a CDS encoding uncharacterized protein (unknown protein; Has 30201 Blast hits to 17322 proteins in 780 species: Archae - 12; Bacteria - 1396; Metazoa - 17338; Fungi - 3422; Plants - 5037; Viruses - 0; Other Eukaryotes - 2996 (source: NCBI BLink).), which codes for MDGVIKSVGSKWASLWASNGLRMGLLFSSLSDAQDRGGGRVGWLTEWSRLLLGLCDRVSVSVVRMDWFFSSPIEYNWWTGKVDCLNGLPGLLCDRLEVSGWTAELTASLSATGDRNVCKTSPRLDQRCKMYKNDGECYERWMKLDSKEMVVQV